The sequence below is a genomic window from Paenibacillus sp. DCT19.
GCCTTATAAATAGTGAACATTTGTGATTTCCCTAACTTCCATCATAACATTGTTGAATTGTTCGATACAAGCATTTTTACATAAAACATCTCAAAATCATCCAATTTCACGTCACATTTTTTTCGTAATTAGCACGTCGACAATCCATACTCTAATTGTTAACACAATTAATCGATGTTATTCGACAATGACCCTACTCTAAAGAGCCTAAGAGTGAATTAACCAACCATCTCAAGATTAAAACAAATGACGCAACATTTGTGTCCATGACAGGTAATCGATAACGAAACCTGAAACGGCATGACCTAGGATGATGGCGAGTAATAGGTGTAGCAACCTTCCCTGAGCTCCTCTAGGCTGTCTGATCACTACATCCAGCTTCAAGTTCTGCAGAGCCCACCAAGACAACGCTATGCACATCAGTGAGACGATAATCGAAACGAGACCATTTGTACTTAGAGCCTGGTTTACCTGATTCGTCAGATCAGTATCCATATATTCATTACCTCCACATTTGTTGCAGCGACCCGCGCAAATTTGCTTGTCATCCTTTGAAGTAGCCTTATAAGGATAATCTGATAATTAACACGGCATACACTGAGCCTATTTGGTTAGAGAGCCGCCAAGCGGATTCTCCACTGCCCAATCACTGAGTAACAACAAACTGGCTATGAATGACTATGAATTTCATCCCTGCAACTGCGTCTAATGCTGACTCTATGGAATATAGGCTCTTTCATCATACATTGTCAATTACATTGATTTCCACTTCGGAAATATTCTAAATGAAATTATTCGGGATTTTGGTACTAAAACGACATAAAAGAGCGCTATTTTGATATCAAGCTTGTCATTTCCTCGGAAATAATTTGGTTTTTGGTCTACAAAAATGGTTCTTACCACTTCGTTATCGTCATTACTTTAGTCCTATATCCTATTCATGCCCACCCAAACGGTGATTGTCATCTCAACAATTTAATATATTTAAAATGCAACTTTACCGTGCAACACTATTGTCTAGCTATCCACATATGTAGGTATCCGAACTGTAAATCGATGCTCAAAATTGATGCGATCTCATTGTATGCAACAGTCGTGACTCTACAGAACAATCTGTACAGATCTATTGTACCCTTCTTCCTTTTCAAAAGGGCAAACAGACATAAAAGCAAATTCACCTCAATATAATCGGCTTAGATGTCACCTGTACACGTCAAAAAAGCCTGGCGGAACAAGCCGCCAGACTTATTGAATCGCTTATTTGCCGAATACGTTAATCCGGTTAACCGCTTTTTGCAGAGCAATCTCTGCACGACGGTGATCAAAGTGATCCTGGTTGCTTTGGCTAGCAAGCCGGCGTTCTGCCCGCTCTTTGGCCGCACGCGCACGATCCACATCGATATTTTCCGGAAACTCGGCACTCTCTGCAAGTACAACCACTTTGTCTTTACGGACTTCGATGAAACCACCGCCAATAGCGACTTGTTTCGTCTCTTTTCCGTTTTTGATCAAGATTGGTGCGATTTGCAAAGGTGTGACCATAGGGATATGTCCTGGCAAAATACCCAGTTCCCCTTCAACACCACGAGCGCTGATACTATTAACCTGTTCGGAGTAGACCAGACGCTCAGGGGTTACAATCTCCAACAAAAAGGTGCTCAATTCCATCCCTCCTGAAAACTATCCGAAGGATAGCTCGCTTCATAAGGACAATCCTGGATTCAGATTATACCAGTGTTTTGGCTTTCTCCACTGCCTCTTCAATTGTACCCACAAAGAGGAATGCTGCTTCCGGAAGATCGTCATGCTTGCCTTCGAGAATTTCTTTAAAGCTGCGCACCGTTTCTTTAACCGGAACGTATTTACCCGGAATACCGTTAAATGCTTCAGCAACGTGGAAAGGCTGGGACAAGAAACGTTGAATTTTACGCGCACGATAAACGAGCGCTCTATCTTCCTCGCTGAGCTCGTCCATACCCAAGATTGCAATGATATCTTGCAGCTCGTTGTAACGAGCCAAGATACGCTTAACGCCTTGAGCAACGCTGTAGTGTTCTTCACCTACAACTTCTGGTGCCAAGATCCGTGAGCTGGATGCAAGTGGATCTACCGCAGGGTAGATACCCATCTCGGAGATTTTACGCTCCAAGTTCGTTGTTGCGTCCAAGTGAGCAAACGTTGTTGCAGGAGCCGGGTCAGTATAGTCATCCGCAGGTACGTAGATCGCCTGGATGGATGTAACCGATCCTTTTTTGGTAGAAGTGATACGCTCTTGCAATTGACCCATCTCTGTAGCCAGCGTAGGCTGGTAACCTACCGCGGATGGCATACGACCAAGCAAGGCAGATACTTCTGAACCCGCTTGAGTGAAACGGAAGATATTATCGATAAAGAGCAACACGTCACGGCCTTCTTCATCACGGAAATATTCCGCCATTGTCAGACCTGTGAGGGCTACACGAAGACGTGCGCCTGGAGGCTCGTTCATTTGTCCGAAGACCATTGCTGTTTTGTTGATAACGCCGGAATCACTCATCTCGTGATACAAGTCGTTACCTTCACGTGTACGCTCACCAACACCGGCAAATACGGAGATACCGCCGTGCTCTTGTGCGATGTTGTTGATCAGCTCTTGAATCGTTACCGTTTTACCTACACCGGCACCACCGAAGAGACCGATTTTACCACCTTTCGCATAAGGCGCGAGCAAGTCGATAACTTTGATTCCTGTCTCCAGCATCTCTGCTTGGGTAGTCAGTTCATCAAATGCAGGAGCTGAACGGTGAATCGGGTTCTTGTGTTCAGCAGCTACTGTACCACCAGTATCGATTGCTTCGCCGAGTACGTTAAATACACGACCCAGTGTCGCTTCTCCGACTGGTACAGAGATTGGAGCTCCAGTATCTACTGCTTCCATACCACGAACGAGACCGTCCGTAGAGGACATCGCGATACAACGTACCCGGTTGTCACCCAGATGTTTCGAAGCTTCGAGTGTAAGACTTACACTTACGCCGCTCTCACTTACTGTAGTGATCGTAATGGCATTGAGGATTTCCGGCAGACCGCCGCGATCAAACTCGACGTCAACAACCGGACCCATGATGCTCACAACGCGTCCTTTGTTCATCTTAACGTTCCCCTCCTACAAGCCTGCTACTTTTGCAAAAATAATGTCCGTTCGTTTATCTTTGCTCTGCAAGCCTTCATTAATAAAAAAACGATTATCCTTGTGCTGCGTTGGCACCTGCCACAATTTCAGTAATCTCCTGCGTAATCGCCGCTTGACGGGCACGGTTATAAGTCAATGACAAGTCATTAATGAGTTTAGATGCATTTTTCGTTGCATTACCCATTGCCGTCATTTTCGCGCCTAGCTCACTCGCCTTACCGTTCAGAAGTGCACCATAGATCAGCGTCTCCGCATAACGCGGTAGCAAAACCTCAAGTACAGCTTCAGCAGACGGCTCGTATTCGTAGCTCGCTGTTGGTCCTTCCGTAGCAGACACCTCAGGTGTTTCCATTGGAAGAAGTTTCTCTACCGTAGGAATCTGGGTCAACGCATTCACAAAGCGGTTATAACAAATGTACAATTCATCAAAATGAGCCAGTTCAAACCCATGAACAGCTTCGTGTGCAATGGATTTGATGTCTGCAAATGAAGGTGAATCCGACAGATCCGTTGTTGTGGATGCCATCGCAATTTCACGACGTCTGAAGTAGTCGCGTCCCTTACGTCCAATGACGAACAATTCGTAATCATCCTGAGAGGTGTGGCGTTCCTTGAGCGTCTGGTTAACCTGACGCAGAACGTTCGCATTGTAACCACCTGCAAGACCACGATCCGATGTAATGATTAGATAAGCTGTCTTTTTGACCGGACGGCTCTCTAACATTGGATGCTGAATACCTTGCGTACTGGATGCAATACTAGCTACAACTTCTTTCAGCTTCTCCGAATAAGGACGGGCTGCCTCAGCTTTTTCCTGCGCTTTACGCAGTTTTGCAGCTGCAACCATCTCCATTGCTTTGGTGATCTGCTTGGTGCTTTGTACGCTTTTAATTTGCCGCTTAATTTCGCGCATGCCTTTTGCCATGATTTCACCACCTCAAAACTTTGGCAGAACCAAAGTTACTTCGTAAGCATTCACACAGTTTTGACAAAGTCAAAACTACATCGTAAGCATAACCTTTACTTTGGCAAAGCCAAAGTTACTTCGTAAGCCTCAACACTCTTTCTGACCAAGTCAAAACTAGATCATAAGCATTATCTTACTTTGACAGAGTCAAAGTTTTACATGCAGACATGCGGAATCGGTTAACAACTCCGCAGACTGCAATCATCTATTTAGACAGAGACAGCGAAGCTCTTTCTGAACTTCTCGATTGCACCTTTCAGTGCGTTTTCGTTGTCTGAAGTCAATTCTTTTGTATCACGGATGGATGCGAGAATCTCTGGATGTGTGCTCTCCATGAACGCAAGGAACTCATGTTCAAAACGAGTAACATCACCTGTTGGAATCTCATCCAAGAATCCTTTAACAGCAGTGTACAAGCTGACAACCTGTTGTTC
It includes:
- a CDS encoding DUF1146 family protein — translated: MDTDLTNQVNQALSTNGLVSIIVSLMCIALSWWALQNLKLDVVIRQPRGAQGRLLHLLLAIILGHAVSGFVIDYLSWTQMLRHLF
- a CDS encoding F0F1 ATP synthase subunit epsilon, encoding MSTFLLEIVTPERLVYSEQVNSISARGVEGELGILPGHIPMVTPLQIAPILIKNGKETKQVAIGGGFIEVRKDKVVVLAESAEFPENIDVDRARAAKERAERRLASQSNQDHFDHRRAEIALQKAVNRINVFGK
- the atpD gene encoding F0F1 ATP synthase subunit beta, with protein sequence MNKGRVVSIMGPVVDVEFDRGGLPEILNAITITTVSESGVSVSLTLEASKHLGDNRVRCIAMSSTDGLVRGMEAVDTGAPISVPVGEATLGRVFNVLGEAIDTGGTVAAEHKNPIHRSAPAFDELTTQAEMLETGIKVIDLLAPYAKGGKIGLFGGAGVGKTVTIQELINNIAQEHGGISVFAGVGERTREGNDLYHEMSDSGVINKTAMVFGQMNEPPGARLRVALTGLTMAEYFRDEEGRDVLLFIDNIFRFTQAGSEVSALLGRMPSAVGYQPTLATEMGQLQERITSTKKGSVTSIQAIYVPADDYTDPAPATTFAHLDATTNLERKISEMGIYPAVDPLASSSRILAPEVVGEEHYSVAQGVKRILARYNELQDIIAILGMDELSEEDRALVYRARKIQRFLSQPFHVAEAFNGIPGKYVPVKETVRSFKEILEGKHDDLPEAAFLFVGTIEEAVEKAKTLV
- the atpG gene encoding ATP synthase F1 subunit gamma, which gives rise to MAKGMREIKRQIKSVQSTKQITKAMEMVAAAKLRKAQEKAEAARPYSEKLKEVVASIASSTQGIQHPMLESRPVKKTAYLIITSDRGLAGGYNANVLRQVNQTLKERHTSQDDYELFVIGRKGRDYFRRREIAMASTTTDLSDSPSFADIKSIAHEAVHGFELAHFDELYICYNRFVNALTQIPTVEKLLPMETPEVSATEGPTASYEYEPSAEAVLEVLLPRYAETLIYGALLNGKASELGAKMTAMGNATKNASKLINDLSLTYNRARQAAITQEITEIVAGANAAQG